From Deinococcus aquaticus, one genomic window encodes:
- a CDS encoding PH domain-containing protein encodes MTPLPVQVEETPRWWPAARLLLILSLLILPALLLLPPVLKLPAYSVQGGTLTARSLGARVVIPPGTPVQSQAITLHGKLIGSVLPGYTVGLFRTPTGRAQVFSDGSQGRSALVFATRTPTVLTPADPQALLRAWQVGENGTFRPARPARPDWTLPLLLPLVPIAVLLLARPRLTYRLDGDTLTVRTAATTLRFPRHDTRATLTHTPLGTRLFGTATPGYYTGTFISHAGTGGKIQAAAGAARPGQAVILTHNDREYYLTPADPQALIDWFRSGTVPQAVHPAGS; translated from the coding sequence ATGACACCGCTCCCTGTACAGGTCGAGGAAACGCCGCGCTGGTGGCCCGCCGCGCGCCTGCTGCTGATTCTTTCCCTGCTGATCCTGCCAGCCCTGCTGTTGCTTCCGCCCGTGTTGAAGCTGCCGGCATACTCGGTGCAGGGCGGCACGCTCACGGCGCGGTCGCTGGGCGCACGGGTCGTCATTCCGCCTGGCACGCCCGTCCAGTCGCAGGCCATCACGCTGCACGGCAAGCTCATCGGCAGCGTCCTGCCGGGGTACACGGTCGGCCTGTTCCGCACGCCCACCGGTCGCGCCCAGGTGTTCAGCGACGGTTCGCAGGGGCGCTCGGCGCTGGTGTTCGCCACCCGGACGCCCACCGTCCTGACGCCCGCCGACCCGCAGGCGCTGCTGCGCGCCTGGCAGGTCGGAGAGAACGGCACCTTCCGGCCCGCCCGTCCTGCCCGGCCCGACTGGACGCTGCCGCTCCTGCTGCCGCTCGTGCCCATCGCTGTTCTGCTGCTCGCTCGGCCGCGCCTGACCTACCGGCTGGACGGTGACACTCTGACCGTCCGGACTGCCGCGACCACCCTGCGGTTCCCCCGGCACGACACCCGCGCCACCCTGACGCACACCCCCCTGGGCACGCGGCTGTTCGGCACCGCCACGCCCGGTTACTACACCGGCACGTTCATCAGCCACGCCGGAACCGGCGGGAAGATCCAGGCCGCAGCGGGGGCCGCACGCCCAGGGCAGGCCGTGATCCTCACCCACAACGACCGGGAGTACTACCTGACACCCGCCGACCCGCAGGCGCTGATCGACTGGTTCCGTTCCGGAACTGTCCCCCAGGCTGTCCACCCGGCCGGGAGTTGA
- the thrS gene encoding threonine--tRNA ligase, producing MHVVLPDGKQLELAQGATALDAARAIGERLAGDAVAATANGELVDLMTPLPDGAAITLITKKNPGDAAPLFRHSLGHVMSQAVGEYYRAKGYADDQIKRGVGPSIENGWYQDFDLPEPIKEEDLPEIEKVMRDIISRNLPFTRREITRAEGLAQFPHDPYKQELIAGLPEDEPITFYTQGDYTDLCRGPHFPATGRLPGAFKLMSTSGAYWRGNEKNPILQRVYGVAFAGQKELDEYLHQLEEAKRRDHRKLGKELELFTIDPMVGKGLPLWLPNGTVLREELTAFLKEQQFKRGYQGVITPNIGNLDLYRTSGHYPYYAESQFNPIEVDDEQYMLKPMNCPHHVRIYGSKPRSYRDLPVRLAEFGTVYRYEQSGELNGLTRVRGFTQDDAHIFCRPDQLKKEFLDVLDLTVLVLKTFGMTDVRFRVGTRDPESDKYVGDEANWNLAEKQIIEAVEEVGLPYTIEPGDAAFYGPKLDFVVKDVLGREWQLGTIQVDYNLPERFDISYVGEDGQDHRPIMIHRAPFGSVERFTGILIEHYAGDFPLWLAPRQIMIIPIADRHNDYAWQLRDELHAAGLRAEVDDSSNRMNAKVRTAELSKIPVMLVVGDKEQEGREVSVRERTPDGLKERKGVAFDDLKSELLTRYKTRS from the coding sequence ATGCACGTAGTTCTTCCCGACGGTAAACAACTGGAACTCGCTCAGGGTGCGACCGCGCTGGACGCCGCGCGGGCCATCGGTGAACGCCTCGCCGGTGACGCCGTGGCTGCCACCGCGAACGGTGAACTGGTGGACCTGATGACGCCCCTGCCCGACGGCGCGGCCATCACGCTGATCACCAAGAAGAACCCGGGCGACGCTGCGCCGCTGTTCCGGCACTCGCTGGGGCACGTGATGAGTCAGGCGGTCGGTGAGTACTACCGCGCCAAAGGGTACGCGGACGACCAGATCAAGCGGGGCGTGGGCCCCAGCATCGAGAACGGCTGGTACCAGGATTTCGACCTGCCCGAACCCATCAAGGAAGAGGACCTGCCGGAAATCGAGAAGGTCATGCGGGACATCATCAGCCGGAACCTGCCGTTCACGCGCCGCGAGATCACCCGCGCCGAGGGCCTCGCGCAGTTCCCGCACGACCCGTACAAGCAGGAACTCATCGCCGGCCTCCCCGAAGACGAACCCATCACCTTCTACACCCAGGGTGACTACACGGACCTGTGCCGCGGGCCGCACTTCCCCGCCACGGGCCGCCTGCCCGGCGCGTTCAAGCTCATGAGCACGTCCGGCGCGTACTGGCGCGGCAACGAGAAGAACCCCATCCTGCAACGCGTGTACGGCGTGGCGTTCGCTGGCCAGAAGGAACTCGACGAGTACCTGCACCAGCTGGAAGAAGCCAAACGCCGCGACCACCGCAAACTGGGTAAAGAACTGGAACTGTTCACCATCGACCCCATGGTCGGCAAGGGCCTCCCGCTGTGGCTGCCGAACGGCACGGTCCTGCGCGAGGAACTCACCGCGTTCCTCAAGGAACAGCAGTTCAAACGCGGCTACCAGGGCGTCATCACGCCCAACATCGGGAACCTCGACCTGTACCGCACCAGCGGCCACTACCCGTATTACGCCGAGTCGCAGTTCAACCCCATCGAGGTCGATGACGAGCAGTACATGCTCAAACCCATGAACTGCCCGCACCACGTGCGCATCTACGGCAGCAAACCCCGCTCCTACCGCGACCTGCCGGTCAGGCTGGCGGAATTCGGGACGGTGTACCGATACGAGCAGAGCGGCGAACTGAACGGCCTGACCCGCGTGCGCGGCTTCACGCAGGACGACGCGCACATCTTCTGCCGCCCCGACCAGCTGAAAAAGGAATTCCTGGACGTCCTCGACCTGACCGTCCTCGTCCTCAAGACCTTCGGCATGACCGACGTGCGCTTCCGCGTCGGCACCCGCGACCCCGAAAGCGACAAGTACGTCGGCGACGAGGCCAACTGGAACCTCGCCGAGAAGCAGATCATTGAGGCTGTCGAGGAAGTCGGCCTGCCCTACACCATCGAACCCGGCGACGCCGCCTTCTACGGCCCCAAACTCGACTTCGTGGTCAAGGACGTCCTGGGCCGCGAATGGCAGCTCGGCACCATCCAGGTCGACTACAACCTCCCCGAACGCTTCGACATCAGCTACGTCGGCGAGGACGGCCAGGACCACCGCCCCATCATGATTCACCGCGCCCCCTTCGGCAGCGTCGAACGCTTCACCGGCATCCTCATCGAACACTACGCCGGGGACTTCCCGCTGTGGCTCGCGCCCCGCCAGATCATGATCATTCCCATCGCCGACCGCCACAACGATTACGCCTGGCAGCTGCGGGACGAACTGCACGCCGCCGGCCTGCGCGCCGAAGTCGACGACAGCAGCAACCGCATGAACGCCAAGGTCCGCACCGCCGAACTGAGCAAGATCCCCGTCATGCTCGTCGTCGGCGACAAGGAACAGGAAGGCCGCGAAGTCAGCGTCCGCGAACGCACCCCAGACGGCCTCAAGGAACGCAAAGGCGTCGCCTTCGACGACCTCAAGAGCGAACTACTCACGCGGTACAAGACCCGCAGCTGA
- a CDS encoding permease prefix domain 1-containing protein, giving the protein MSPEEHYVRNATRGLRGKERQETQTELLSHLTERTRQLTLTGLTPEQASTQAMQELGPAPTVARSLRRTQHVHPALSAAALLAFATLLLWPVPELLYARTDPFNSTTGQSVRELRAEGYLTVREANSQLKPYGIQLRHHNESWELRHAGLPTASLASATSWNCQGPVTSMAADQPRYLLSGVPTVAYVNPSALLVCMSEAGWPLELDGQQIRLQGKAFPDTWTREIANMFYVPQVSQSLSQLPRHLWSSPTAPIPQDEPSVIAYPNDLSKIRWSARHVETTAQHVGLLVRFQLNGISWPEKVSYSAPMFISFTLPVSDQGTVNLPVRVPHAMKVVDLTLKSNMNDWLMADNSTFPAILVALPDRTDAPVDLTPLPFTP; this is encoded by the coding sequence ATGAGCCCCGAAGAACACTACGTCCGCAACGCCACCCGCGGCCTGCGCGGCAAGGAGCGCCAGGAGACTCAGACCGAACTGCTCAGCCACCTCACCGAACGTACCCGACAACTCACCCTGACCGGCCTGACCCCCGAACAGGCCAGCACGCAAGCCATGCAGGAACTCGGCCCGGCCCCCACCGTCGCCCGCAGCCTACGCCGCACCCAGCACGTCCACCCCGCCCTGAGTGCCGCCGCCCTCCTTGCATTCGCCACGCTACTGCTATGGCCCGTGCCGGAGTTGCTGTACGCACGGACTGATCCATTCAACAGTACGACTGGACAGTCCGTCCGCGAACTCCGTGCAGAGGGTTACCTGACCGTCCGGGAAGCGAACTCTCAGCTGAAGCCATACGGCATTCAACTCCGGCACCACAACGAGTCATGGGAATTACGGCATGCAGGACTCCCAACCGCAAGCCTTGCATCGGCAACATCCTGGAACTGTCAGGGACCCGTGACGTCCATGGCCGCCGATCAGCCCCGATACCTGCTTTCTGGCGTGCCGACCGTCGCCTACGTCAATCCTTCCGCCCTGCTGGTCTGCATGAGTGAGGCCGGCTGGCCGCTTGAACTCGACGGACAACAGATCAGATTGCAGGGCAAGGCGTTCCCTGACACGTGGACGAGGGAAATCGCCAACATGTTCTACGTGCCGCAAGTCAGCCAGAGCCTCAGTCAGCTGCCACGTCACCTGTGGTCAAGTCCCACTGCACCCATTCCGCAGGACGAGCCCAGCGTGATCGCCTACCCGAACGACTTATCAAAGATCAGATGGAGCGCACGCCACGTCGAGACGACGGCCCAACATGTGGGGCTGCTCGTCCGATTCCAGCTCAACGGAATCTCCTGGCCGGAAAAGGTGTCGTATTCGGCACCCATGTTCATCTCATTCACGCTACCGGTCAGCGATCAGGGCACGGTCAATCTTCCAGTCCGCGTACCGCACGCCATGAAGGTCGTTGACCTGACCCTCAAGTCGAACATGAACGATTGGCTCATGGCAGACAACAGCACCTTCCCGGCCATCCTCGTGGCCTTACCTGACCGGACCGATGCGCCGGTTGACCTGACTCCGTTGCCGTTCACTCCCTGA
- a CDS encoding PadR family transcriptional regulator gives MQSSNADGNLLRGTLDFLLLASLEHGPLYGLRIIQDVQHRTSGHFNFKEGTLYPALHRLEKRSLIRAETRPSDTGGPPRKYYHLTDTGHTELTRQRNEQRAHASALRPYLEFA, from the coding sequence ATGCAAAGTAGCAACGCGGACGGCAACCTGCTGCGCGGCACACTCGACTTCCTGCTGCTCGCCAGCCTCGAACACGGCCCCCTCTACGGCCTGCGCATCATCCAGGACGTCCAGCACAGAACCAGCGGCCACTTCAACTTCAAGGAAGGCACCCTCTACCCCGCCCTGCACCGCCTCGAAAAACGCAGCCTGATCCGCGCCGAAACCCGCCCCAGCGACACAGGCGGCCCCCCCCGCAAGTACTATCACCTGACCGACACCGGCCACACCGAACTGACCCGCCAGCGCAACGAACAACGCGCCCACGCCAGCGCCCTGCGCCCCTACCTGGAATTCGCATGA
- a CDS encoding DsbA family protein, with translation MKRTNLVLTARVVALGAALTLGVSQAQLMGTPAQLAAQPALKGFAAQGGLLVSGGTRVTADVAGGRVVGVLVEADSVDGLARGLGAGWNVAEKDLPKLTQNLSNPALLAAARTGYVDLTDDSGTDLIALKVTGTGSATRYLGYVAVKIWPDSAFPPVKAAVGTAGAPNVLRVFSDFQCPYCKQLWDSSMRDWRAAPASFRVVHYEFPLSFHRNAQGSAEASECAGAQGKFWAFADQLFANFATWTPLDPKDAPAKYAGYAKAAGLDTAAFKTCVGQRTFRADVDAQMKAGVGVNVQGTPTVFLNGMKLRNYSDTAEVAQVRAVTTATPGAAILIDARLKLFR, from the coding sequence GTGAAACGAACGAATCTGGTTCTGACGGCCCGCGTGGTCGCACTCGGCGCGGCCCTGACCCTGGGCGTGTCTCAGGCGCAGTTGATGGGCACGCCGGCGCAACTGGCGGCGCAACCGGCTCTGAAGGGCTTCGCGGCGCAGGGCGGCCTGCTGGTCAGCGGTGGAACGCGCGTCACGGCGGACGTGGCGGGCGGGCGCGTGGTGGGCGTGTTAGTGGAAGCCGACTCGGTGGACGGACTGGCCCGCGGCCTGGGAGCCGGGTGGAATGTGGCCGAGAAGGACCTGCCGAAGCTGACGCAGAACCTCTCGAACCCGGCTCTGCTGGCCGCCGCCCGCACCGGGTACGTGGACCTGACTGACGACAGCGGCACGGATCTGATCGCATTAAAGGTCACGGGGACCGGCTCGGCCACGCGGTACCTGGGGTACGTGGCCGTGAAGATCTGGCCGGACAGCGCCTTCCCGCCCGTGAAGGCCGCGGTGGGCACGGCAGGCGCTCCGAACGTGCTGCGGGTGTTCAGTGACTTCCAGTGCCCGTACTGCAAGCAGCTGTGGGATTCGTCCATGCGGGACTGGCGGGCCGCTCCGGCGTCGTTCCGGGTGGTGCACTACGAGTTCCCGCTGTCGTTCCACCGGAACGCGCAGGGGTCCGCCGAGGCGAGCGAGTGCGCGGGCGCGCAGGGGAAATTCTGGGCGTTCGCGGATCAGCTGTTCGCCAACTTTGCCACCTGGACCCCACTGGACCCGAAGGACGCCCCCGCGAAGTACGCCGGGTACGCCAAGGCTGCCGGACTGGACACGGCCGCCTTCAAGACGTGCGTGGGCCAGCGGACCTTCCGGGCCGACGTGGACGCGCAGATGAAGGCCGGCGTGGGCGTGAACGTGCAGGGCACCCCCACCGTGTTCCTGAACGGCATGAAACTCAGGAATTACTCGGACACGGCCGAGGTGGCGCAGGTGCGGGCCGTGACGACCGCCACGCCGGGAGCCGCCATTCTGATTGACGCGCGGCTCAAGCTGTTCCGGTAA
- a CDS encoding glycerophosphodiester phosphodiesterase: MAHQGGELVRPSNTMLAYRHAADLGVDMLEMDLHGTRDGALVLSHDETLDRLTDTPGRVADLTLKEVLAADAGYAFTPDGGVTHPYRGQGVPPAQLSDVLAAFPDLPLTIEIKQAQPSVAGALCGALREAGAADRVVVASFSDAALAEFRTLCPEVMTSMTERELRPLVLLSKVSLSGLARVPGQVAQVPVRAGGIEVVTPGFVRAMHARGVAVQVWTINDPAEMRRLIGMGVDGLITDRPDLLRDVLGGANTP, from the coding sequence GTGGCGCATCAGGGCGGCGAGCTGGTGCGGCCCAGCAACACCATGCTGGCGTACCGGCACGCGGCGGACCTGGGTGTGGACATGCTGGAGATGGACCTGCACGGCACGCGGGACGGCGCCCTGGTCCTGTCGCACGATGAGACGCTGGACCGCCTGACCGACACGCCGGGCCGCGTCGCGGACCTGACGCTGAAGGAGGTCCTGGCCGCCGACGCGGGGTACGCCTTCACGCCGGACGGCGGGGTGACCCACCCGTACCGGGGGCAGGGCGTGCCGCCCGCGCAGCTCAGCGATGTGCTGGCCGCCTTCCCGGACCTGCCGCTGACCATCGAGATCAAGCAGGCGCAGCCGAGCGTCGCTGGGGCGCTGTGCGGGGCGCTGCGGGAGGCGGGCGCGGCCGACCGGGTGGTCGTGGCGAGTTTCAGTGACGCGGCCCTGGCGGAGTTCCGGACGCTGTGCCCGGAGGTCATGACCAGCATGACCGAGCGTGAATTGCGGCCGCTGGTGCTGCTGAGCAAGGTCAGTCTGTCCGGGCTGGCGCGCGTGCCGGGGCAGGTGGCGCAGGTGCCGGTGCGCGCCGGTGGGATCGAGGTGGTCACGCCGGGCTTCGTGCGGGCCATGCACGCGCGGGGCGTGGCGGTGCAGGTGTGGACCATCAACGACCCGGCCGAGATGCGCCGCCTGATCGGCATGGGTGTGGACGGCCTGATCACGGACCGCCCGGACCTGCTGCGAGACGTACTGGGCGGCGCGAACACACCCTGA
- a CDS encoding PIN/TRAM domain-containing protein, whose translation MLPVRLFVTLLGLLLGAVAGRALAAAQPTELGWVNTLSLMLAGTLIALLIAPRIESAAQVLLTRYGRWYAGLSPRTVAAATFGLIVALLLSVLISTLFRSLPLYNWVWNVIITLSLGAFFVSFAVRNAEAFGLLAFPQVRRRPGSKLLDSNVIIDGRILELARTGFLDGDIVVPGFILRELQTLSDSHDAQKRTRGKRGLAVLEELREVRPLRVEDWDDPALPTTDDKLIRLARETGARIITNDGNLGKIARLHGVQILSIHEAAVALKPQVQAGDHLTVTISKGGQQKDQGVGYLEDGTMVVVEEGLKFRGKPTRVLVVNNVQTNVGRMIFAKLDREENQP comes from the coding sequence GTGCTTCCTGTTCGCCTGTTCGTGACGCTGCTGGGCCTGCTGCTCGGCGCAGTGGCCGGGCGTGCGCTGGCCGCCGCGCAACCTACCGAGCTGGGCTGGGTGAACACCCTGAGCCTCATGCTGGCCGGAACGCTGATCGCGCTGCTGATCGCGCCCCGCATCGAGAGTGCCGCGCAGGTCCTGCTGACCCGCTACGGCCGCTGGTACGCGGGCCTGTCGCCGCGCACGGTGGCCGCCGCGACCTTCGGGCTGATCGTGGCGCTGCTGCTGAGCGTCCTTATCAGCACGCTGTTCAGGAGCCTGCCGCTGTACAACTGGGTGTGGAACGTGATCATCACGCTGAGTCTGGGTGCGTTCTTCGTGTCGTTCGCCGTGCGGAATGCCGAGGCCTTCGGGTTGCTGGCCTTCCCGCAGGTGCGCCGCCGCCCCGGCAGCAAACTGCTGGACAGCAATGTGATCATCGACGGCCGCATCCTGGAACTGGCCCGCACCGGCTTTCTGGACGGCGATATCGTCGTGCCGGGCTTCATCCTGCGGGAATTGCAGACCCTCTCGGACAGTCACGACGCGCAGAAACGCACGCGCGGCAAGCGCGGCCTGGCCGTCCTGGAGGAACTGCGCGAGGTCCGGCCCCTGCGGGTCGAGGACTGGGATGACCCGGCGCTGCCCACCACCGACGACAAACTGATCCGGCTGGCCCGCGAAACCGGGGCGCGCATCATCACCAACGACGGGAACCTCGGCAAGATCGCCCGGCTTCACGGCGTGCAGATCCTGAGCATTCACGAGGCGGCCGTGGCCCTCAAACCCCAGGTGCAGGCCGGGGATCACCTGACCGTGACCATCAGCAAGGGCGGCCAGCAGAAAGACCAGGGCGTCGGATACCTCGAGGACGGCACCATGGTCGTCGTGGAGGAAGGCCTGAAGTTCCGTGGCAAACCCACCCGCGTGCTCGTGGTGAACAACGTGCAGACGAACGTGGGCCGCATGATCTTCGCCAAACTGGACCGGGAAGAGAACCAGCCGTAA